One window of Psychrobacillus sp. FSL H8-0483 genomic DNA carries:
- a CDS encoding M3 family oligoendopeptidase, translating into MVTFQDYEYKRPNLEEGKVKFSEALAKFKQASSVEEQSATIQELNGLRNDFSTQSNLVYIRASIDTNDEFYQNERDHFDGILPEIEELVTEYYKALVDSPFRKELEDKWGSQLFDLADFQIKAFSSEVISLLQKENKLSSDYSKLVASAQVEFNGETLTLAQLGPYGESTDRDVRIKAMETRFGFFQEHEAKFDDIYDQLVKVRHEIATKLGYKNFVELGYIRMNRIDYNAEMVKKFRDQVRDFIVPVATKLYERQSKRIGIDNMKFYDESLNFLSGNATPQGSPEWIVENGKKMYEELSPETAEFFQFMIDRDLMDLVAKKGKESGGYCTFIDNYESPYIFSNFNGTSGDIDVLTHEAGHAFQVYSSRDIGIPEYLWPTYEACEIHSMSMEFFTWPWMELFFKEQTDKYKFAHLSSGLLFLPYGVAVDEFQHVVYENPEMTPTERKAAWKKIEEIYLPHRDYDGNSYLEAGAFWQRQGHIYNSPFYYIDYTLAQICAFQFWKRSREDHEAAWKDYLHLCQLGGSKSFTKLVAEANLISPFEDGCVESVIGSIEEYLNSVDDSAL; encoded by the coding sequence TTGGTTACATTTCAAGATTATGAGTACAAACGACCAAATCTAGAAGAAGGCAAAGTAAAGTTTAGTGAGGCATTGGCAAAGTTTAAACAAGCTTCTTCAGTTGAAGAACAAAGTGCAACAATTCAAGAACTGAATGGACTTCGCAATGACTTTTCGACGCAATCTAATTTAGTTTACATTCGTGCATCTATTGATACGAATGATGAATTTTATCAAAACGAACGTGATCATTTTGATGGAATACTTCCAGAGATAGAAGAGTTGGTTACAGAATATTACAAAGCACTTGTTGATTCACCCTTTAGAAAAGAATTAGAAGACAAATGGGGCAGCCAATTATTTGATCTTGCTGATTTTCAAATCAAAGCCTTTTCTTCTGAAGTGATTTCACTTTTGCAAAAGGAAAATAAATTGTCTTCTGACTATTCGAAGCTTGTTGCTTCTGCACAAGTGGAATTTAACGGGGAAACATTGACACTTGCCCAGCTTGGCCCATACGGAGAATCAACGGATCGTGATGTACGTATAAAAGCTATGGAAACAAGATTCGGTTTCTTCCAAGAGCATGAAGCGAAGTTCGATGATATTTATGATCAGCTTGTAAAGGTACGTCATGAAATTGCTACGAAGCTTGGATATAAAAACTTTGTGGAGCTAGGCTATATCCGTATGAATCGAATCGATTATAATGCGGAGATGGTGAAAAAATTCCGTGATCAAGTTCGTGACTTTATCGTACCTGTTGCAACTAAGTTATATGAGCGCCAATCGAAGAGAATTGGGATTGATAATATGAAGTTTTACGATGAATCCCTTAATTTCTTGTCTGGAAATGCTACCCCACAAGGGTCACCTGAGTGGATTGTAGAGAATGGAAAGAAAATGTACGAAGAGTTATCTCCTGAAACCGCTGAGTTTTTCCAGTTTATGATTGATCGTGATTTAATGGACCTAGTTGCTAAAAAAGGAAAAGAATCAGGTGGTTATTGTACATTTATCGATAACTATGAGTCTCCATACATTTTCTCTAATTTTAATGGAACTTCTGGTGATATCGACGTGTTAACTCACGAAGCAGGGCACGCATTCCAAGTATACTCCAGCCGCGATATTGGAATTCCAGAATACCTTTGGCCAACATACGAGGCTTGTGAAATTCACTCGATGAGTATGGAATTTTTCACTTGGCCTTGGATGGAATTGTTCTTTAAAGAGCAAACAGACAAATATAAATTCGCTCATTTAAGTAGTGGCTTGTTATTCTTACCTTATGGTGTAGCTGTAGATGAATTCCAACACGTTGTTTATGAAAATCCAGAAATGACACCAACTGAAAGAAAAGCTGCTTGGAAAAAAATTGAGGAGATTTATTTACCTCACCGTGATTATGATGGTAATAGTTACTTAGAAGCGGGTGCTTTTTGGCAACGTCAAGGACATATCTACAACAGTCCATTCTATTATATCGATTATACATTAGCGCAAATTTGTGCATTCCAATTTTGGAAGCGTTCAAGAGAAGATCACGAAGCTGCTTGGAAAGATTATTTACACCTTTGCCAGCTAGGCGGTTCTAAATCGTTCACAAAATTAGTAGCAGAAGCGAATCTAATCTCTCCATTTGAAGACGGTTGTGTAGAATCGGTAATTGGTTCTATTGAAGAATATTTAAATAGCGTGGATGACTCTGCTTTGTAA
- a CDS encoding O-acetylhomoserine aminocarboxypropyltransferase/cysteine synthase family protein — MTNLQPETLLLHGGQQPDPVTGSRAVPIHKTTSFVFRDTEHAQNLFALKEFGNIYSRITNPTVDVFEQRIALLEGGTAAVALSSGMAAIAFSILNIAGAGDEIIAAENLYGGTFNLFAHTLPRYGITVKFVDSTDPENFRAAVTEKTKGFFAEIIGNPSLNVLDVEKVAAIANEVGVPLLVDNTFATPYGSNPIKHGAHVVIHSATKWIGGHGTTIGGVVVDGGNFNWDSEKFPGFTEPDVTYHGLRYGIDVPTVAFAIKLRVQLLRDFGPSLSPDAAFSFLQGLETLHLRVPKHNENAQKIADYLSNHEGVEWVNYLGLEEHPSYELAQKYLYNGFGSILTFGVKGGKEAGRHIIDNIEIWSHVANVGDAKSLIIHPASTTHQQLTPEDLVKSGVTEDLIRLSVGLEAVEDLQNALDKVLVGKTNVLSR, encoded by the coding sequence ATGACAAATCTTCAACCAGAAACACTTCTTTTACACGGTGGTCAACAACCAGATCCAGTAACAGGTTCACGAGCAGTTCCAATTCACAAAACGACTTCTTTTGTATTTCGTGACACAGAGCACGCACAAAATTTATTTGCTTTAAAAGAATTTGGTAATATTTACTCTCGTATTACAAATCCTACTGTAGATGTTTTTGAACAGCGAATTGCTCTACTAGAAGGTGGAACAGCAGCAGTTGCCCTTTCTTCAGGAATGGCAGCAATTGCATTTTCTATTTTGAATATTGCGGGAGCAGGAGACGAAATTATTGCAGCGGAAAACTTGTACGGCGGTACCTTTAATTTATTTGCACATACATTGCCACGCTACGGAATTACAGTTAAATTTGTAGATTCCACAGACCCAGAAAATTTCCGAGCAGCAGTTACAGAAAAAACAAAAGGATTTTTCGCTGAGATTATTGGTAACCCAAGTTTGAACGTGTTAGATGTTGAAAAAGTGGCAGCGATTGCAAATGAAGTAGGAGTTCCTCTTTTAGTAGATAATACATTCGCAACACCATATGGCTCGAATCCGATTAAACATGGTGCTCATGTAGTCATCCACTCTGCGACGAAATGGATTGGTGGTCACGGTACAACAATCGGAGGAGTAGTAGTAGACGGAGGAAACTTTAATTGGGATTCAGAGAAGTTCCCTGGATTCACAGAGCCAGACGTAACCTATCACGGCTTGCGATATGGCATTGATGTGCCTACCGTAGCATTTGCGATTAAACTACGCGTTCAATTGCTTCGTGATTTTGGTCCATCCTTAAGCCCAGATGCAGCATTTTCTTTCCTTCAAGGGTTAGAAACACTTCATCTACGCGTTCCTAAGCACAATGAAAACGCACAAAAAATTGCAGATTATTTATCCAATCACGAGGGTGTTGAATGGGTTAACTACTTAGGATTAGAAGAGCATCCATCTTATGAACTGGCACAAAAGTATTTATACAATGGCTTTGGTTCTATTCTTACATTTGGGGTAAAGGGTGGAAAAGAAGCTGGCCGACATATTATCGATAACATTGAAATTTGGTCGCATGTAGCAAACGTAGGTGATGCAAAATCGTTAATTATTCACCCTGCATCTACCACACACCAACAATTAACTCCTGAAGACTTAGTGAAATCAGGTGTTACAGAGGACTTAATTCGCTTGTCTGTAGGGTTAGAAGCAGTGGAAGACTTGCAAA
- a CDS encoding glycerol-3-phosphate acyltransferase, with the protein MVIWSISIIVISYLIGAMHGSKVAQFFSGVNIKKEGLKNSGASNAAIVLGMKYGMLVAAIDILKGVFVIIGVRFFTEQFATFSIIELDLLLYLAGAAVILGHNFPIYTRFKGGKGTASIIGVLLAIHWPIGLIGLLLLIGATFLTDYLLIGVFVFYFVFVGASIWTADGVAPIAIAALLLFMASILHIENFQRLARKEEPRISAFLRKKKTSM; encoded by the coding sequence ATGGTAATTTGGAGTATTAGCATCATAGTAATTAGCTATTTAATTGGAGCTATGCACGGTTCAAAGGTAGCCCAATTTTTTAGTGGAGTGAATATAAAAAAAGAAGGCTTAAAAAACTCTGGTGCCTCCAATGCAGCAATTGTTCTTGGAATGAAGTACGGGATGTTAGTTGCAGCAATCGATATTTTAAAAGGTGTGTTCGTTATTATCGGTGTTCGCTTTTTTACAGAGCAATTTGCTACTTTTTCAATTATCGAGTTGGATTTATTACTTTATCTAGCTGGTGCCGCAGTCATTTTAGGACATAACTTCCCCATTTACACTCGTTTTAAAGGTGGAAAAGGGACTGCATCCATTATTGGTGTGCTTCTGGCTATTCATTGGCCTATTGGGCTAATCGGTCTTTTATTATTAATTGGTGCTACTTTTTTAACAGATTATTTATTAATTGGTGTATTTGTATTTTACTTTGTATTTGTGGGTGCTTCTATTTGGACTGCAGATGGAGTTGCACCAATTGCGATTGCTGCACTTTTATTATTCATGGCGTCTATTTTGCATATCGAAAACTTCCAACGCTTAGCTAGGAAAGAAGAGCCAAGGATATCTGCATTTCTAAGGAAAAAGAAGACTTCCATGTAA
- a CDS encoding YdcF family protein — translation MLIPLLVIASSGLGMWMLTSKWINDGLEPKADGSNEYAIVLGAKVKEGNIPSLALRYRLESALTYATENPHVKLVLSGGQGPDEDIEEAAVMKAFLLEHGIAEDRLIVEDQSTSTYENLLFSQKLLPKNVESVTIITSDYHLQRAKILAEEIDWDADVVAAKTPKISEMKSRLRERAALLKTYIVGK, via the coding sequence GTGCTTATTCCTTTATTAGTGATTGCTTCTAGCGGACTCGGTATGTGGATGCTTACTAGTAAATGGATCAATGATGGACTGGAACCTAAAGCAGATGGCTCGAATGAATACGCCATCGTTCTTGGTGCCAAAGTGAAGGAAGGCAATATCCCTTCCCTCGCGTTACGTTATAGATTGGAATCTGCACTAACTTATGCTACAGAAAATCCGCATGTGAAGCTTGTATTGTCTGGTGGACAAGGACCGGACGAAGACATCGAAGAAGCTGCGGTCATGAAAGCTTTTCTATTGGAGCACGGAATAGCGGAAGATAGACTCATCGTAGAGGATCAATCTACTTCTACTTATGAGAATTTGCTATTTTCTCAAAAGCTCCTACCGAAAAACGTAGAATCCGTAACGATTATTACAAGTGACTACCATTTACAACGTGCGAAAATTCTTGCAGAAGAGATCGATTGGGACGCAGATGTTGTAGCAGCTAAGACACCAAAAATTAGCGAAATGAAGTCGCGTTTACGTGAACGCGCTGCATTACTGAAAACCTATATTGTAGGGAAATGA
- a CDS encoding DUF2087 domain-containing protein, with protein sequence MEISELFWNADANQLRQGYKEEKEVFVCLLCGEQVEKGLIYPEDNVLYEAERYMKRHIETEHGSVFHYLIGLNKKLTGLTDHQNSLLRLFYEGKNDAEIQSELNIGSASTIRNHRFVLKEKERQAKIFLTMMELLKEKDDHAPTFLPLHKNATMVDDRYNITTEEQQEVEKKFFLAGIDGPLVKFPKKEKQKLATLRVIIKRFELERIYSEKEINEVLKNVYADFVTLRRYLIEYGFLDRKDDGSAYWVKN encoded by the coding sequence GTGGAAATTTCAGAGCTGTTTTGGAATGCTGACGCCAATCAATTAAGGCAGGGTTACAAGGAAGAAAAAGAAGTATTTGTTTGCCTATTATGTGGAGAACAGGTAGAGAAAGGGCTTATTTATCCTGAGGATAATGTGCTCTATGAAGCAGAACGTTATATGAAACGGCATATCGAAACGGAGCATGGATCTGTATTCCATTATCTAATCGGGTTAAACAAAAAATTAACCGGATTAACCGACCATCAAAATAGTCTCCTTCGATTATTTTATGAAGGAAAAAACGATGCAGAAATACAATCAGAGTTAAATATTGGAAGTGCATCAACCATTCGCAACCATCGCTTTGTATTGAAGGAAAAAGAGCGCCAAGCAAAAATATTCTTAACGATGATGGAATTGTTGAAGGAAAAAGATGACCATGCACCAACCTTTCTTCCACTTCATAAAAATGCAACGATGGTGGACGACCGTTACAATATAACAACCGAAGAGCAGCAAGAGGTTGAAAAGAAATTTTTCCTAGCAGGAATAGACGGGCCGCTAGTAAAATTTCCAAAGAAAGAAAAACAAAAGCTGGCTACACTTCGTGTCATCATCAAACGATTTGAACTAGAACGCATCTACAGCGAAAAAGAAATAAACGAGGTACTTAAAAATGTATATGCTGACTTCGTCACTTTGAGACGTTATCTAATCGAATACGGCTTTTTAGATAGAAAAGACGATGGCAGTGCGTACTGGGTGAAAAACTAA
- a CDS encoding GIY-YIG nuclease family protein, producing MERKKELKQEYKEIKIEGGIYVITNKQNGKKFVASTRNFKTLNGTKFTLETGTHTNRLLQEDWKQFGKEAFEIEQIEVYKPSKNHSTSEKKELEKLLEKWMEQLQPYGERGYHTKKI from the coding sequence ATGGAGCGAAAAAAGGAACTAAAACAAGAGTATAAAGAAATTAAAATAGAAGGTGGCATCTATGTCATCACGAATAAACAAAACGGAAAAAAGTTTGTCGCTTCTACACGAAACTTCAAAACATTAAATGGCACCAAATTCACGTTAGAAACAGGAACGCATACCAATCGATTACTCCAAGAAGATTGGAAACAATTCGGTAAAGAAGCATTTGAAATCGAGCAAATAGAAGTATATAAACCATCTAAAAATCATTCCACGTCTGAAAAGAAAGAACTAGAAAAGCTCTTGGAAAAATGGATGGAACAATTACAGCCATATGGGGAGAGGGGGTACCATACGAAGAAAATTTGA